A genomic region of Bactrocera dorsalis isolate Fly_Bdor chromosome 3, ASM2337382v1, whole genome shotgun sequence contains the following coding sequences:
- the LOC105221868 gene encoding general odorant-binding protein 56h, with translation MQKFYILTIIAALVTLAVCQLPADLEKFHKACMDEAKVTDEQMRQFFQNGMKASDATENIKCQMKCMMQKQGIWKDGVFDADAKIKELVQNPKFKGKEAELTKAINNCKNEKGANECDTVFKISMCIKEFMTQNNL, from the exons ATGCAAAAGTTCTACATTTTGACAATAATTGCGGCTTTAGTCACGCTGGCTGTG TGTCAATTGCCAGCGGATTTAGAGAAATTCCACAAAGCTTGCATGGACGAAGCCAAAGTCACGGATGAGCAGATGAGACAATTCTTTCAAAACGGCATGAAAGCTAGCGATGCCACAGAGAATATAAAGTGTCAAATGAAATGTATGATGCAAAAGCAGGGCATATGGAAGGATGGCGTCTTTGATGCTGATGCCAAAATTAAGGAATTAGTGCAAAATCCAAAATTTAAAGGAAAGGAAGCAGAACTAACAAAAGCTATAAATAATTGCAAGAATGAGAAAGGCGCAAATGAATGTGATACAGTATTTAAGATTAGCATGTGTATCAAGGAATTCATGACACAGAATAATCTCTAA